TTTCACAAGTTTCATAACTTGCAGGATTCATTTTAACATGAGCATATGAAAACAGTTCTAGTTACTCCTTCGCCTCCGGTATTGACACTAGGGCCTGTCATAGCTAAATATGCAGGTAAACATTTGATACTAAAGAAAACTTCATCATACCTGTTATTAAAATATGCCATCAAGCTATTACACAAAGAAATGCTACTTTCCACATAACACAACCTATTCCCACTGGAGACAATACAACACAGTAGAGGGATACCAGTTCTCATCTGAGCACAGATGACGCCGGGTATTCAGGTACCAAAGGTTAAACAGATGGTTGTGCAGGATTCAGTGACTGAGCTGAACATCTGATGCATGGTTTGGTGTGCGAGGCAGTGCTTTTCtcagtttgtctctctgtccgtATTATCTTTCTCAGAGGACATCCTGTCCAGAGACTCTGGGGAATGTGCCATCTGTTTAGAAGAGctggagcagggagacaccatTGCCAGGCTGCCCTGCCTCTGTATCTACCATAAAGGGTaagtaacacacacaaaaacacatacataaACAGATTGTGGTTGGAAATAGTTTGACAATACAGTCACGACTCCCAAAGGTAACCCGAGCTTAATTTTTAGCatacaaacatgagagtggtatcggtCTTCTCAAGAGACAAAGAAGCATAtctctcaaaatgtcaaactgttcctgTAATACAGACGTTACTAGATTTTCAGTATTAATGCCAGAACACACTGTGTAAGAGCCAATTAGAAGTTTTGTGCCAGGCACAGACCTAAAACCTCTCCTGTCCTTTtgtaaaaaattacaaaaatgaaaatgcagGTGGATGGAGAAGCAATGTTTATTGACAGCTTTAAACTTTATAATTAATACGATAACTGAAAATATCTTCATAACGTGTGACATGTATCTTGAGGGCCAGAACAACTtgaataaaagttaaaaaaaaactaaaaaataactTGTGCCTACTGTCTCACTTACTGCtagtttatttatgtatttaaaggAATAAAGGAATAGTTGACATTTGGGGAATTGTAGTTATTCACTGAGAGTTACGTGAGAAGATTGTGGGCGGTGGGAGTTCAGTAGGTAGAgcggtcgtcctttaaccacaaggttggcggtttgatccccggctcctactcTCCGTATGtccaagtgtccttgagcgaaacactgaaccccaagttgctccctgggcgctttacagcagctcactgctcctaaatgtttaggatgggttaaatgcagaggtcaaatttttttaatgttttaaaagatTGACACcactttatgtttttatgttaaatatgaagctaccacAAACATCTGGTAGGTTTAGCTCAGCATAAAGCCTGAAaagagggggaaacagctagctccAGGTAACAAAATCCATAAAACATGATACGACACGTTAGATGGCAGGCACATTTTGTTATCTTTGGAGGGAGACAGGCTAGCCTTTTCctcctgtttcctcctgtttccagtccttatgctaagctaagctagcctGCCGCTCGtgagggataatgtgcagcgagctggtcattgttgcgAAATAAACTTGCgttgccctgaaggggtttattttacaacaatgacctgcctgctgtacattatcccgcttattacacggctactgacttaagaaatcaataatttgacacaacaACAGTCCTCCAGATTCCGAGATCAGacctgcgtccatagcaacggtcagttatacatagcaacggtctgctataaagaaataacagacgccataattgaccaatcagaatcgagtattcaacaaagctgacTAATAAAAGAGTggcatcgatcttctcatccaacactcggcaagaaagcaaataagcgcatttcccaaaatgttcaaCGTTTTGGTTTAAAAGACCTCCATCATGTGTATGAACAAGCAGTTCCATATGTGCACATAGATGTTTAGGTTGATTAGATATGTTGGTGAATGAAACACcttgagaaaacacacacattgccATCCGGGTAATTAGATATCTTTtgataatttataaaataaataaagatttttaCTGTGATTATTGGAGCTAAATCTAATCAGCTCATATTTCAACTGAGACAATCCTCACTGTTgttctcctcttcctgtttcagGTGTATAGACGAATGGTTTAAGGTGAATCGCTCGTGTCCGGAGCATCCCACCGACTAGGAGCTGCAGGAGTACTGTTTCGGTCAATTGTACAGTCGACTGTGTGCCCTGACCCCATCCCAACACTGTCTGTTTCAGCCGAGCATCAGCGCTGCTCAGGGATTGTGAGACAATATTGTGCACAGGATTTTTCATATTGCCTCATGGAATAGCGATATACTTTGGATATGTTTCTCTAGACGTTGTGGGATGTTCAAAGAACCACTGGTCGAGTCATTTAGTCTCcagaaaatatgtgaatgtTCCTTATGCCACCTTCTGGTCTCAAGTGGGTTCATGCAACCTGgaatctgaactgaactgttTTGCTGAACTGGGTGTGGCTTTATAGCAGAGGACCTGTATAACCAACATGGTGGGAGAGTTACGTCTCTTTTCAGCAGAGATTTTGATTGACAGACTGTTCCGACTTGATCAGAAGGCTGAAGGCTGATGTTGTGCAATGTGAAAAAGCAGCCGTTCAGAATTAAAAATGCCTTTTTCAGCTTTAAGAGATGATTACAGTGTTGATGGTAGTGAGGAAATAgatcttatttttattgtgaaattggcaaaatcatttttttgtaaaacaatcATGTTTCCTAGACCAAATAGTCTAACGTGAAATAGTTGGACTTTGTCAATCACTTGTCCGTTCAGAACCACAGTAATGTGATTGTATAGTTTAGTGGTGAAATTAAGGATAGGCTAAAACACATCTAATAATGATTCATACTCTAAGGAGTGCCATAATATGCTGCTATGTCATAGACTGGAATGTTTTCTTGTAACCTTTTGAACCTTTGTTCATTGTTCTTTCTATTTGTACTGTAATGAATTGCACAATAAtaaatgttttgtctttttgtctctGTACTGCATACAAACTATTCAATATTTTAAGTGTaatttatatacttatatacacCCAATTTAAATGAGTCATCCCTCAATGAGATGCATTCTTCTTCCATCTAAGATGTCTGGAGACAAGAGAAAGATGAAGAtaaatgaatttttttttttaaagtagccTATTTATACAATGGATGTGTAATTTACACAGCATTTtgcagttgtaaaaaaaaaagcacaaataaatggTATCATCGATCAAAGAATTTCCACTATTACAATCCAAAAACAAGACAGCTGATTACTTACGGTCTATCATCCGAGAGACGGCAGTGAAGATGAGTAATGACTCCCTAGAAGTGGGCATGCAGGGACATGGTTAATGTGGATCAAGTGTTCTTTATGTTTGTATGAGCAGTCTGAGGAAATGTCAGCTTTTCATTtcttgtgttgcagagataatAGCCTACCTTGGTATTTCTTTGACGACATCACAGAAGGTATTTTTCCTAATAGCAAATGGGAAAATCTGTCTCCACGAAAAGATAGCATTTGAAGGACAACTAGTATAATCTGAAAGTACTTTCCTCATGTTCACTTATTGCATTTTCTATCCAGATTGGAACCGCACGTAACAGAGGTGTTCTCTTCACTAGCTCACTTTAGCTAACATGTGTGTTTATGgccattgattgattgattggagAAATGTACCTTACATtaccaaaaacaaatgaatctGTCCTCATAAAGATGGTATTGGTTTTGTGAAGTAGGCTATATTTTATCAGAGGTTTTTGGTTTGCTTCTCTGTCAATCCAAGATTCTTCTCAACTCCTTAAAGAAAGTTTatggttttttttgttatgttttgtacCCTAAGTTagtaataaaatcataaaaaagggAGATAAGAGAAAAGACTATATGCTGGATTGTGTCCTGCATGATACAAAGTGCTTTCTTCCTGCAGCGAGTGGTGTAAATGTCCTGTAACTGTGGTAATGGTGATCCAATAATTTTTTATGCTGTTTTCACTGTCCTCATCAGGAGTTTGTGGTCATATGATGTAATGTTGCCAAACCATACCAGTATGCATCCAGTTAAGATGCTTTCTATTGTGAACCggtagaagttgatgagggtttTTGTGGACATATCATGTTTCTTTAAACACCTCAAAAAATAAAGTCTCTGTTGTGCCCTTTTTATGACACAACTGATGTGCAGGGACCAGGAGAGGGAGTCAGACATATGGATGCCTAGGAACTTGAAGCTGTTGACAATTTCGACAGGAGTGTTATTTATTTCAACAGGTGATTGAACAGTTTTAATTCTCCTGAAGTCAATTATAAGCTCCTTAGTTTTCTCCGCATTCAGGGACAGATTGTTGTTGTAACACCACATGGTTCCTCACTTCGTCCCTGTATGCCATCTCATTGTTTTTAGTAATGAGCCCAATCACTGTTGTATCATCTGCAAATTTCACAACACTGTTTTATATGATGTTTAGCCACACAGTCATATGTGTACAGACTATACAGTAAGGGACTGAGATAGCAACCTAGTGGAGCACCGGTATTCAGAACTGTGGTAGATGAGTATCTGTTTCCTACTCTTACTGCCTGGAGTCGGCCTTTCAGAAAATCTTGTATCCACCTGCAGATGGAATTACAGAGGCCAAGGTCTGTCAGCTTAGATATTAGAAGAGATGGTATGATTGTATTAAAAGCACTGCTGTAATCAACAAACAGCTTTCTGGCATGTGTggtttttcaaaacaaaacacataaaaaccaAGGAGTCATTAATACAGACAAACAATGTCAGAACAattgaataaaacattaaacaaagagcacaaataaattgttttcgcatctttcttattttttgatttacaaaaaaaaaaaaaaagtatacatACGCGTGACGTAACCACGTCGTGTCCACACTCTCGCTCGTTTGATGACGTAGTACGCACAGAACGTAACACAGCAGCAGGACGCAGCAGCATCAGCGGCAGCTAAAGGAGGTTTCGCCTTATATTAGTGTTAAAAAGCCACGTTTATAGTATCcattcactttcattttaaGGTAGGTCTTTCCGCAAGACTAttgtttcattcctatctaatTAGTCAAGTTTAATTCTTTCACCTTTCAGACTTAACGTCGATTcaagctaactaactagctgCTAACAACAGCTAACTAGCTCGCTGTTAGCTGTTGTTAGCAGGCTAACTACACATGTCCTGAGACATCACATTGTAAAATCACTCAGCAGCTCCTGTTCTCTTGTTTAAGTGGCTGCACGTCGTGTTCCTGTGACTCTACTCTGAATTAGACTTTGTATTATCTCAGGTGATGCATGACATTACATTTCTATATAACTAAGTGCAATATGTGAGTTGTATGAAAAGGCAATATTTGCCTGTACAGTAAATTCAATAATAATCTCATACCATGTGCATTATTACTTTTTGGAATTGGTTTTTCAATATTATTGCCAATATTACTCTCAATGCTATGCAAAATATTAGTTTCTATTTTGGTCCAGACTATGAGCTGAATGCATGACTTTGTTGGGATGTTAAAGAAACTTTACTCTCACTACCTCTCAAGTTAAATGAAGCTAAagtgaaatgtgtttctttttccaGCTTGGGTGAATCTACAGATCCGGATCAAGATGTCGTACATGCTACCACATCTCCACAATGGCTGGCAGGTCGACCAAGCCATCCTGTCTGAAGAGGACAGAGTCCTTGTGATCCGCTTTGGACACGACTGGGACCCCACGTGTATGAAGATGGACGAAGTTCTCTACAGCATCGCTGAAAAGGTACGATTACAGTGTCTGATCCAGTCTATAAACCGTGTGAGCTGTAGCATTTGCATTATAATGGCTATCCCCCTGCTATCTTAACATGCTCAATAGCATCACCCGCTGGTCCACAGTGACAAGATGCATAATAGCTTGTTAATCGAGATAACACTGTAATTGTAAATATGAGACTGAAGTACTGACTTGCCTTTAAGGGGTAACACTAAGACAACAACAGAAGCTTAAGaaaatgtttgttattttgactCAAATTCAGTAAAATGTATCTGTTTAATTACACACTACACAGGTTTACTgtcaaataagataagataagatatacttttattgtccccgtggggaaatttttctctggactccgtccaactgcagttacaaacactaaattaaaacagcatcaacaacaataataaacgattccacacaagacagggaaacagttccacagaaacagatgtttcaacacatacacagtccacaTACTATCATACACACCATGGCAAGGTTTTGCACCcaggtagtgcactgcaccgtctaccgtcttgcccatattgcagacaatagcccaatattacacagatgcaacatatttcactttccctatttaacatattgcactgtctaaccatattgcactgtccttaTGATAGCTTTATGTTATGAGTTGTTGAGAAATTGAATAGACATCGGCaagaatgaatgtttgtaacGGTTCAATCTGCACCGTGGGACTCTGATgatataccgtatatataccACCAAAGTGATATGTAAATAACAGTTACTGTGGGTGGAAAACAAGTAATACGGTTATCACAGGCTGTTGTATTCATAGAAGttattttaattacattattttcAAAAACCTGCTGACATACAGAATCTCTATTAGAGACTGTCTGATCAATACCTACACCTGCACTATTAAAACTCCATTGGCAGCTATACATTATTAATATCCTTGATTGTCAGTTGCATTAAATGCTAAATGATTAGTTTTTATTTGCAAAGGACAGTTTATTGTACAATGTTACAAATAACTATAACCCTCCATATCAACTGAGCTAAATCAAATCTAAATCAACTTTTGGAAATGCTTTCTGGTaaaaatgcacattttcagCCTTTAGTACCAACAGGAGCATTACGGTTTATGGTTTGACTTGACCTCAGCTGAAAATCATATTGATTTTGTAGGTAACAGAAAATCATGTGTGGGTCTTTTTCTGGGTTGCTGTAGAAGTTTTCTAGTGCAGATTTATACTGTCTGCTGAAGGGATGTGAAGATTCATCACTATTTCATCACTATGTTCACTGCACTAAGCAGTTTATTACTAATTTTACAGCTGAGATTCCCATTAAAATATGTTATGTTGGGGTATCTTACTCTCAGTCAGCAGTGTGTAGACCGTTTTCAGGACCAAAGCTATTAAGGCTGTTAAAAAGCTGAGGCATTGCAATATTGTTCTTAAAGAGTTATACTCTTTTTGAAGCTTATTTAAGCATGCCCATTTTTCATTCCAGTACACTAAAGGTGAGGTATTGCAGGCAAAGGATGTTTGTGGCAGTCCTTGAACAGTATGTTTAGCATTAGTTCATATTATcataatgcatttttaaatccaattcaaatttatttataaagcgcATTTAAGAACAACaacagttgaccaaagtgctgtacaataaaaacaaaaaaaatacataaaacaacacaataaacatataaagaccattttaaaagacaaaagtacaataaaataataaaagcaataaGGCAACTGTCATATTAAGAGCCAAGGaataaagatgtgttttgagacGGGATTTAAAAACAGGCAGTGTAGTGGCCAGCCTAACATGCAGAGGCAACTTGTTCCAGAGTTTGGGGGCTACAACTGCAAAAGCACAATCTCCCTTGTGCTTCAACCTTGATCTTGGGACAACCAGTAGCAACTGGTCAGCGGACCTGAGTGACCTTGATGGGATGCGTGGTTGTaaaaggtcagagagagagataggttGGAGCTAGCCCATTTAATGATCTGTAGGCAAACAATacaatcttaaaatcaatcctaAAAAATACAGAGAGGCCAGTACGGGGAATTGAGCTCTCACTTGGTATGTTCCTGTTAAAAGATGAGCTGATACCATAAATTATATCAGGTTACCAGTGTAAGCATCATGTAAATAACCCAAATGATTACATGCATGTCTGACAGTCATGACAGATATGACTGTCAAttgtaaaaaaatcaatagttCATTGgaattgttttgtttaataCAGAAACTGACCTTTCCCTGTTGTGTTGTTCTGCCTGTAATGTTGAATGCTTTGCCGTCGATAATGATGCCTCGATGGTTTACTATTGTATTAATATTCTACCTATGTACGTCCTGACAGGTGAAGAATTTTGCAGTCATTTACCTGGTGGACATCACAGAAGTGCCCGATTTCAACAAGATGTACGAGTTGTATGACCCCTGCACAGTCATGTTCTTTTTCAGGTAAGGCACTCAATGTCAAGATTTTGAAAATATAAATGTTACTTCTTGTAATGTGATTTAAATGAACTCTGTTGCGGTTTGAGGACCTTCTCATATAAAGCCTTCCTGTCTGTTATTGTTGAAGAATTACTGTACAACTTTAGAACTTCATACTGTGTTTCAGGAACAAACACATCATGATTGATTTGGGCActggcaacaacaacaagattAACTGGACAATGGAGGACAAGCAGGAGATGATAGACATTGTTGAAACAGTTTACCGGGGAGCCAGAAAAGGAAGAGGTCTGGTGGTGTCTCCAAAGGATTATTCTACAAAATACAGATATtgattcttatttttttcctccaaattTTTTGAGTtggttttttttcctgatattTTGTAACATGACACAAAGACTGCAAGTTACAGACATCAAGGAAGatctttttcaacatttttgtttttgccagTGAAACAGGACAATTTTCTTATCAATGGTCATCAGTGTGTTACGTTgtgccatttgtgttttttgtgtgtagaCTGACATGTTATTCAGTTTCTTCAACAACAagttatgtttaaaaaaacagtgaaacaaGTGCTTAAatgagcagtgtgtaggatttggcggcatccaGCAGTaaggttgcaaattgcaaccaactgaaacttcctATATGTGCCAAGcttgtagaagaactacggtggctgattaaaaacaacaacataaaggGCTCTATCTAtagccagtgttttgtttgtctgccAGTtgtctaaggtaacgaaaacacagcgatttgaagtttcaggtgattatacgcttaagaaaacatacttatgaatattatattccatttctgccaatagatccccctaaatactacacactgtaccttttaagaaAACTGACACAATGTAAAAGTCttcatattttaatgttgtaataaACATGGATGGATATTTACATATACAACTTTTTTGCTGCAGGTCCTTTCAGTTATTCCAAGCTGATGTCTCTCACACAGTAAGGTTGCTTATAATGGGAAAACGTTGTGACACCCATAAAAACCTACTTGAGAGAAACGTTCTGCCCACAGTGGTTAAGTAATATAACAAACACCTTAAAACTGTAGCTCTGTAGTAAAAACAGATGAAGCTCATAATTTGGGCTGCAACtagcgattattttcattgtcgattaatcatttgattgttttcttgattagttgtttggtggaaaatgtcgatcagtgttttctaaagcccaagatgacgtcctcaaatgttttgttttgttcacagctaagatattcagtttactgtcatagaggagtaaagaaagcagaacatattcacatttaaaaagctagaatcagagaattgtgactttttttcttaaaaaattactcaaattaattggcaactattttgataatcgattaaagctgaagttggtgagattggagcaaatatgatttttaaaaaaaggccgCTATATCCTAGTATATTGATTTCATATGtgatcagcgctccctagtttgactgtttgatcggagtaagtgatttacagctgcctccgttgaatgaacagccaataggaacgctccctctctgaaatgacctgtgattggccaacgtctcccgtcacgggctagattttctgaagcctgaaaacagagccatgaggaggtgcagaagtctagttatctctcagaacacttgaattacaaaatgctgaaaggttattatggaatttttgcccaatgatgcctaCTGTTGATTTAATCGGTTtaacagttgacaactaatcgataaatcgTTGCACCTCTATTcataatgtttgtttattactCAGAGATCTAGAGTCAACTCTGTCATGCTGGAAAGCTTTTGTGTTGTATTATGTTTACTGAAGTTGTAGCTTTGATACCCAGTGTTGAGAGAGATCAGGAACTTCCAGAACAGCTTCAGAGCATTTATTGAGCTTAAAATGTATACTGACTGAATATAATGCAGGAAAGTACCATAGCACATTTAGTGTTTTAGATCAATTAATTTATATAGATTGTATTCCATGTTCATCcggaaaaaaaatccaatagCTTGGAAATATAAAAGTATTTTGGAGCACTCGCTGTAGACATTTTTATTTGGTGGTGAAAACTTGACAATGTCAAAACCTGAAGCCAGAGAGTGCACTTCCCTAAAATGTCCATCAGGTGGCGCCAGAGATGTTTGGCAGCATCACTGATTACATTCCTGTAATACTAAAGATTCAGCTTGCTTATTTACCACTGATCAGATTACTTTAATTTAgtgaatttatttgtttttaaaaaaaggtgatTTAGCTTCTAGCTATAGTTTCCATTTGCAGTCTCTGGGAAGGTACATGCAACACTAGTACTGCCAATTCAATTAATACAAATACAAGCTCAAAATAAGTATGTATGTAGATCAAAAAATGCATACAAATTTCAATCATTATACCCAACCCTGTGCAATATAAATGTGTGGTATGTACAGTGTTAGTGTGAGCCAAAAAACCCTAGTGAAGGATTTAAAACAAGTACACTGTatgtaaaatgaataaatagaatataaataaaatggttAACATAACAGAACACATAAGAATTAGTTAAAGTAATGGGAACAATCTGTAAACGGATAGAATCAAACAAGCCAAATAGATATGATGGGGGTATTTATGAGTGATATATACATGGTTGTGTTCTGGTTGGTCTGCTCTCTGTTGGTTGCTCTATGTGCTAAAACTACAAGGATGAATAGTACAAAGAACATTAGAATAAATAGTGTATGAATTTAAATTGGTATATTACATTAAATATAGAGGTGGCTTTATGTACAGATATTGCACAGGCTGTGTTGAATGAAGACGGTATTTGAGAACTAAAGGAATATTATGTACAgcacagtacatacagtacatacccTATAAACACAGCTACAACAATAGTAATTGCACAGTAACTGCTGGGTATTGTGCAGAGTCTGTAGGGAGACATTCACATAACTGAGCTAACTGTTTATGAGTGAGATGTCCTGTGGGAAGAAACACTCCTTGTGTCTGCTTGCTTTGGCGCATGGTGTAGCGCCTGCCAGAGAGGAGACACTTTTTCCACATACGTTTTGGCCGTGGTGTGAAGTGTCTGTGATGAACAGTGGAGATCCTAAGGGAGTTTTCCTGACTGGATCTCACAGAAACATCACATTTTTGGGACACATGCTATAGCTTCGCCATAGAGGAATTGAGATTGTATGTATTATTTGTTCAGAAATTTCAAGATGATCaacatttgttatttttataaatacaatacttaaagggactgtttgtaactttcagaaatgcttgttaacagcgacacctgtagccgttaagtcaacgaaagtcagcgtcgggctcgcgcttgctcgctctaaattgacatgaacgagcattgctcaaaacagtgaggcgacacacgtcagctaaaaccacaatatcattaaatttcacctgcttgacagtaatgttagctgaccagacggaggtctctccatgaatcagtgctgatcctagtgttggcttcctgcttcagccccggaggctgaagcaggaagagaaacgttatcgtctcagaccgcggccggagggagacactggcacccggtcggagacgataacgtttctcgctgcggagccccgtcacttcacaagacacgggaaacctctgtttgcctggaggagctacagcatttatttctgcacaaacgtccactgtacattcactagatattctcagagctacgaagtcttctgcagtgtgtagtgtgcgcgcatgaacgtgaggtggagcgagaacgcgcgtggtgtgtgagtgaaggcaagcaggcagaggagcggtctgaacagcgtagccacacgcgagcgcgcatgggaaaccgacccggtagatttatatgtgtaaaaagttacaaacagtgcCTTTAATCTACATTTTAATCCTACTTTAGGAACTATAAATGCCTGGTTGAACAACTATGTGTTTTCATAAGAAATGGTGCATGGGAGTGCATGTCATGAGAACTTTCTCTATCCACAGCATACTCACTCCAAAAACAGTAAGAATCCAATGTAAAACAAGTCCCGTGtaagatttattaattttatttaaccaggcaagccaattaagaacaaattcttatttacaatGCAAAGCCTCTTGAGAGAAGGgggtaaaaataaatatcaaatgtTAAAAGGACAGCACTGGCATACATGACAAGCATTACATATACCAACAAGCATTacataaaagaaaatgcagacaGGCACACAATCAACAGACAGTACCAGACAAACAATATCTGGCAATATTACAACAGAGTAGCAAGTAGTAAAGACAATCACAACAAGCTATACATGTAACAGCAAGTgctagataaaaaaaatatgcagacTAGGACACAAGCATTGGGCAGTAGCAGACAAACAGCATCAGAAAATACAACAACAGATCAAGAGTAGCATATACAAGCAGTAGGACGAACAGGCAAAGCTACACGGCAGCAGCCAGACAACAAAAACATGCATGGGACAACAGtgtgcagcagacagacaaagcttAGGGAATAGTATTAGGTCGGGGAAACAGCTGCATGTATCAGCCAGAATGTCCATAATAGAGTTTTTGAAAGTGAACTTGTTGATAAAATTGTCcagttttagtgttttttgCAGATCGTTCCAGTCTTTGGCTGCAGCAGATCGGAATGACAACGGACCAAAAACAGTATTTGTTTAACATGATATGGTGAGTAGAGCGGGTGTTGTAGGCAGCAGATGTAGTTTGCAACAAGTGACATAAGTAAGGAAGGAATAAAGAGTGTAGTGGTATGTCTTGAATGAATTAATACCGGCCTTGAGTCTTGCGCTGGGTCTTTAGTTTCCTCCCAGTTTTCAGCAGTTATCCATCAGTGAGAGAATGATAGAAACACTGAGAGAAATGAGCATAGCAAAGAAAAGAGGAGCAAAGGAAGTCGAGGGTGACGGAGTTGGACGGAGTGAGAGAAATATCAGTGGATGAGTCTCATCAATATCGGTTAGCTGTCAGCTTCATCTTTTATAGCTCCTTATAACCAGATTCCACACACTACGTGGGATTCGGAGTCCAATTTGTTGAGTGATAGATGAGGTGAAAGGGGACAATTCTGTCTCTCAGTTTA
This Sebastes fasciatus isolate fSebFas1 chromosome 17, fSebFas1.pri, whole genome shotgun sequence DNA region includes the following protein-coding sequences:
- the txnl4a gene encoding thioredoxin-like protein 4A — its product is MSYMLPHLHNGWQVDQAILSEEDRVLVIRFGHDWDPTCMKMDEVLYSIAEKVKNFAVIYLVDITEVPDFNKMYELYDPCTVMFFFRNKHIMIDLGTGNNNKINWTMEDKQEMIDIVETVYRGARKGRGLVVSPKDYSTKYRY